From the genome of Fusobacterium varium, one region includes:
- a CDS encoding glutathione ABC transporter substrate-binding protein GsiB produces the protein MRKYLLMLIFNFSLIFSFSSTTNEVENIFADEFGYQNIKISEIPETLNILQGLRVSTIDPAMIKDNYSKRAIPLLYDTLFVFDENKVIKPNLVKDYKWLNEKELFIELKNDIKFHDKSMLTAKDVKDSLKYLKEYGTLKNFYSEITDIKVLNTRELIIKIAEKDSLFLISLTYEVSSIVKRNENGIIGSGPFVIKSFNGKTLKLERFPDYFNGISNIKKVNIGEEVNESQRLIALFNDKANIALDVTEKSLNNAKEYGIIDENLFIEKNDETESTVLMFGNQKDYSLECRKAIESAIQRTADSFFPKEMFTPRLSKINIDYSTSKAKENINKAGLKNKEVNIMVLNTNNSMEQAEKIKVALEKAGMKVNLMPHQIDSYYIKFQNKDFDLAIFNVTFNSNYTVFNLGKVLLYDIGDMEMYNALQPFLKIIKEEKDKEKRDQVFDKIVQLIYNDLPYIPISHGKTLIIGAEKYKYIKVRGGD, from the coding sequence TTGAGAAAATACTTATTGATGCTGATATTTAATTTTTCTTTAATATTTAGCTTTAGCAGTACTACTAATGAGGTAGAAAATATTTTTGCTGATGAATTTGGATATCAAAATATAAAAATTAGTGAAATACCTGAAACTTTAAATATTCTTCAAGGATTAAGAGTTTCAACAATTGATCCTGCAATGATAAAAGATAATTACTCTAAAAGAGCTATTCCTTTACTATATGATACTCTTTTTGTCTTTGATGAAAATAAAGTAATAAAACCTAATTTAGTAAAAGACTATAAATGGTTAAATGAAAAAGAACTATTTATAGAATTAAAAAATGATATAAAATTTCATGACAAAAGTATGCTTACTGCAAAAGATGTTAAAGATTCATTAAAATATCTAAAAGAATATGGAACATTAAAAAACTTTTACTCTGAGATAACAGATATAAAAGTTTTAAATACAAGAGAATTAATAATAAAAATTGCTGAAAAAGACAGTCTTTTTTTAATTTCGCTAACCTATGAAGTCAGTTCCATAGTTAAAAGAAATGAAAATGGAATAATTGGTTCTGGTCCTTTTGTTATCAAAAGCTTCAATGGAAAAACCTTGAAATTAGAAAGATTTCCTGACTATTTCAATGGAATTTCTAACATAAAAAAAGTAAATATTGGAGAAGAAGTAAATGAAAGCCAAAGACTTATAGCTTTATTTAATGATAAAGCAAATATTGCTTTAGATGTAACAGAAAAATCTTTAAATAATGCAAAAGAATATGGAATAATTGATGAAAATTTATTTATTGAAAAAAATGATGAAACAGAAAGTACAGTACTTATGTTTGGAAATCAAAAAGATTACTCTTTAGAATGCAGAAAAGCGATTGAAAGTGCTATTCAGAGAACAGCTGATTCTTTTTTTCCTAAAGAAATGTTCACTCCAAGACTTTCTAAAATAAACATTGATTATAGTACTTCAAAAGCCAAAGAAAATATAAACAAAGCTGGATTAAAAAATAAAGAAGTCAATATTATGGTGCTTAATACAAATAATAGTATGGAACAGGCAGAAAAAATAAAAGTTGCTCTTGAAAAAGCTGGAATGAAAGTAAATCTTATGCCTCACCAAATAGATTCATACTATATTAAATTCCAAAATAAAGATTTTGATCTTGCTATTTTTAATGTTACATTCAACAGTAATTATACTGTATTTAATTTAGGAAAAGTTCTTCTTTATGACATTGGAGATATGGAAATGTACAATGCTTTACAACCATTTCTTAAAATAATAAAAGAAGAAAAAGATAAAGAGAAAAGGGATCAAGTATTTGATAAAATAGTTCAACTTATCTATAATGATCTTCCATATATCCCAATTTCTCATGGTAAAACTCTCATAATTGGAGCTGAAAAATATAAATATATAAAAGTAAGGGGAGGGGATTAA
- a CDS encoding MORN repeat variant translates to MKKSKLLMIIMILCFSIFGLSYSDNKRVEKIENKQIKNNIVYFKNESVPFTGEFRGTGINEEYKSGIKDGFFKGVISDEGKSFIYEGRYVEGIKHGQWVIKYLTGSNRAILRYNYDKPHGQWAYFYENNKIESYENFEDGILSGKVVNYDSKGNVKTQVTYKSGLLDGEAVFFHSPGVLDTTAIFSYGKLNGPLKMFSADNIPLVEGTYKNNKRENIWKFFYKTGDIKTTVTYKNGLKNGKVTIYDKGGGIVLTSLFENGDEIDNNGNIIEKNQPFKDGIVERFKKFNRNLKFEKYDKLLSEL, encoded by the coding sequence TTGAAAAAATCAAAACTATTAATGATAATTATGATTTTATGTTTTAGTATATTCGGACTCTCATACTCTGATAATAAGAGAGTAGAGAAAATCGAAAATAAACAGATAAAAAATAATATTGTCTATTTCAAAAATGAATCTGTCCCTTTTACTGGTGAATTCAGAGGTACTGGTATCAATGAAGAATATAAATCAGGTATAAAAGATGGATTTTTCAAAGGCGTTATTTCAGATGAAGGAAAAAGCTTCATCTATGAGGGAAGATATGTAGAGGGAATAAAACATGGTCAGTGGGTTATTAAATATCTTACTGGAAGTAACAGAGCTATTCTTAGATATAATTATGATAAACCACATGGTCAATGGGCATATTTTTATGAAAATAATAAAATAGAAAGTTATGAAAATTTTGAAGATGGAATTCTTTCAGGAAAAGTAGTAAATTACGATTCAAAAGGAAATGTAAAAACACAAGTAACATATAAAAGTGGACTGCTAGATGGAGAAGCTGTTTTCTTCCATAGTCCTGGGGTATTAGATACTACAGCTATTTTCTCATATGGAAAACTTAATGGTCCCTTAAAAATGTTTTCTGCTGATAATATTCCTCTTGTAGAAGGAACTTATAAAAATAATAAAAGAGAAAATATTTGGAAATTTTTCTATAAAACTGGTGATATAAAAACAACTGTTACATATAAAAATGGATTAAAGAATGGTAAGGTCACAATTTATGATAAAGGTGGGGGAATTGTTCTGACATCTTTATTTGAAAATGGAGATGAAATTGATAATAATGGAAATATAATTGAAAAAAATCAGCCATTCAAAGATGGAATTGTAGAAAGATTTAAAAAATTCAATAGAAATCTAAAATTTGAAAAATATGACAAATTATTATCAGAACTTTAA
- a CDS encoding Gram-negative pili assembly chaperone, N-terminal domain, which yields MKKIFAFLMTFIIGINLYALNFSVAPTSFKVELKKTVTQEVYIINNTSAPLRIETYLEAAESFENFNLNDNITVFPKMISIKPGAKQTIRFRVKPNTEMADGEYKSLLIFKEVPKEIKTTIVSDENNKGLSTELTFITEVAIGVSGIKGTPIIDGTIQNTKVAYSGKLISLQCDTISKGNTPMRIDYILESEDGNLISKGRLGTSARTGEKRLSTNIEIPELKGKKINLILKDQNKKVIYSRIYSL from the coding sequence GTGAAAAAAATATTTGCATTTTTAATGACTTTTATTATTGGAATAAATTTGTATGCTCTTAATTTTTCTGTAGCTCCTACAAGCTTCAAAGTTGAATTAAAAAAAACTGTAACACAGGAAGTTTATATTATCAATAATACTTCTGCTCCTTTAAGAATAGAAACATACTTAGAGGCTGCTGAATCTTTTGAAAATTTTAATTTAAATGATAATATCACTGTTTTTCCTAAAATGATATCTATCAAACCTGGAGCTAAACAAACTATAAGATTTAGAGTAAAGCCAAATACAGAAATGGCTGATGGTGAATACAAAAGTTTATTAATATTTAAAGAAGTTCCCAAGGAAATAAAAACTACAATTGTTAGTGATGAAAATAATAAGGGCTTATCTACAGAACTTACTTTTATAACAGAAGTAGCAATAGGTGTATCTGGTATCAAAGGAACCCCTATTATTGATGGTACAATACAAAATACAAAAGTAGCTTATTCTGGCAAGCTTATTTCACTCCAATGTGATACTATTTCAAAAGGAAACACCCCTATGAGAATAGACTATATATTAGAGAGTGAAGATGGTAACCTTATTTCTAAAGGTCGTCTTGGAACAAGTGCAAGAACTGGCGAAAAAAGACTTTCTACAAATATAGAAATTCCTGAACTAAAAGGAAAAAAAATAAATCTTATATTAAAAGACCAAAACAAAAAAGTTATTTATAGTAGAATATATTCTCTATAA
- a CDS encoding Gram-negative pili assembly chaperone, N-terminal domain — MKKLSFFIILLVLSTASYSLNFSVMPTGFVVDLDKVSTQEVYITNNTSAPLRLEAYFQSDSDFGENFNLNSNSVIFPKIIAIKPAAKQTIRFRTKPDANMKDGEYKSYLTFKEIPQEIKTIPGEDSSNKTAMSTNLQMITEISISVFGQRGKQVSKGTLNNLKLNYNGSSIFITANALSEGNASIKFYYNLKVLNSDVELEGMLGMSAREGKKDINISIDPEINLKGKKIKFTVIDQDGKIYYDKNHNL; from the coding sequence ATGAAAAAACTATCTTTTTTTATCATTTTATTGGTACTTTCTACAGCTTCTTATTCTCTTAATTTTTCTGTTATGCCTACAGGATTTGTAGTAGATTTAGATAAGGTTTCTACTCAAGAAGTATACATCACTAATAACACTTCTGCCCCACTTAGATTGGAAGCATATTTTCAAAGTGATTCTGATTTTGGAGAAAATTTTAATCTTAATTCTAATTCTGTAATATTTCCTAAAATAATAGCTATTAAACCAGCAGCTAAACAGACTATAAGATTTAGAACAAAACCTGATGCTAATATGAAAGATGGAGAATATAAAAGTTATCTCACTTTTAAAGAAATTCCTCAAGAAATAAAAACTATTCCTGGCGAAGATAGTAGTAATAAAACTGCAATGTCAACTAATTTACAAATGATTACTGAAATTAGTATTAGTGTATTTGGACAGAGAGGAAAACAAGTATCAAAAGGAACTTTAAATAATTTAAAATTAAATTATAATGGTAGCTCAATATTTATTACTGCCAATGCTTTATCAGAAGGAAATGCTTCTATAAAATTCTACTATAATTTAAAAGTTTTAAATTCTGATGTTGAGTTAGAAGGAATGCTTGGAATGTCTGCCAGAGAGGGAAAAAAAGATATAAATATATCAATTGACCCTGAAATAAATTTAAAAGGAAAAAAAATAAAATTTACAGTAATAGACCAAGATGGAAAAATATATTATGATAAAAACCATAACTTGTAA
- a CDS encoding Gram-negative pili assembly chaperone, N-terminal domain, which yields MKKFLFIILLLSFSVLSYSLNFSVAPTGFSVELDKTSTQEITIINNTAEPLRLAASFQSDSEFGEKYNLNSNLTIFPKIISLKPAGKQIVRFRVKPDSSIKDGEYKSLLTLTELPGEIKTIPNENNSQTVSSTLKMVTEINVAVYGYKGSLIHKGILSDVKLNYNGNSALITASSFSEGNTSLKFSYSLKVQNSDAETSGLLGVSAREGKKDIRLSTQLGSNLKGKKVKLVITDQNGKVYYDKIHTL from the coding sequence ATGAAAAAATTTCTTTTTATCATATTATTATTGAGTTTTTCAGTGTTATCATATTCTCTTAATTTCTCTGTAGCTCCTACAGGATTTTCTGTAGAATTGGATAAAACTTCTACACAAGAAATAACTATTATAAATAATACTGCTGAACCATTGAGATTAGCAGCATCTTTTCAAAGTGATTCTGAATTTGGAGAAAAATATAATCTCAATTCTAACCTTACTATTTTTCCAAAGATAATATCTTTAAAACCAGCAGGAAAGCAAATAGTAAGATTCAGAGTAAAACCTGATTCATCTATAAAAGATGGAGAATATAAAAGTTTACTCACACTTACTGAATTACCTGGAGAAATAAAAACTATTCCTAATGAAAATAATTCACAAACTGTATCCTCTACTTTAAAAATGGTTACAGAAATTAATGTTGCAGTTTATGGATATAAAGGAAGTCTTATACATAAAGGAATATTATCTGATGTAAAATTAAACTACAATGGAAATTCTGCACTTATTACAGCTTCTTCATTTTCAGAGGGAAATACCTCTTTAAAATTTTCATATAGCTTAAAAGTTCAGAATTCCGATGCTGAAACATCTGGCTTACTTGGAGTATCTGCTAGAGAAGGTAAAAAAGACATACGTCTATCAACTCAATTAGGTAGTAATTTAAAGGGAAAAAAAGTAAAATTAGTAATTACTGATCAAAATGGAAAAGTATACTATGACAAAATTCATACTTTATAA
- a CDS encoding 3-methyladenine DNA glycosylase, which produces MYNCFNVTASVKNNPQAVLIRGVEPLDNKELMLIERKVKKEKDISNGPGKLTKALGITKEDNGDDLTKKKNIWIESDGYIPEKITETTRIGIDYAEEDALKPWRFYITNSIYVSKKIELNKKKLKIAASFCFILNYKV; this is translated from the coding sequence ATGTATAATTGTTTTAATGTGACAGCATCTGTAAAAAATAATCCTCAAGCTGTTCTTATAAGAGGGGTGGAACCACTCGATAATAAAGAATTAATGTTGATTGAAAGAAAAGTAAAAAAAGAAAAAGATATATCTAATGGACCTGGTAAATTAACTAAGGCATTAGGGATAACTAAAGAAGATAATGGTGATGATTTAACAAAGAAGAAAAATATCTGGATAGAGAGTGATGGTTATATTCCTGAGAAAATAACTGAAACAACAAGAATAGGAATAGATTATGCAGAAGAAGATGCACTAAAACCTTGGAGATTTTATATAACAAATAGTATATATGTATCTAAAAAAATTGAGTTAAATAAAAAGAAGCTAAAAATAGCAGCTTCTTTTTGTTTTATATTAAATTATAAAGTATGA
- a CDS encoding 3-methyladenine DNA glycosylase → MILNREFYTRDAVTVAKELLGKILVKKRGKNLFKGRITEVEAYMGAEDKASHSYNNRRTERTEVMYKEGDIPMYF, encoded by the coding sequence ATGATATTAAATAGAGAGTTTTACACAAGAGATGCTGTAACAGTAGCTAAAGAGCTTTTAGGTAAAATATTGGTTAAAAAAAGAGGTAAAAATCTTTTTAAAGGAAGAATAACAGAGGTAGAAGCATATATGGGAGCAGAGGATAAAGCAAGTCATTCATATAATAATAGGCGAACCGAAAGAACAGAAGTTATGTATAAAGAAGGGGATATTCCTATGTATTTTTAA
- a CDS encoding Ortho-chlorophenol reductive dehalogenase, giving the protein MLKKSIYTLLAGSLFLGMSFNLSAETKVYQGLGKSANFRVGPGKDSKGVDVYSLNYVTASGLFDENGRIINIVVDALEVSTPNYDGASMPHFSGWPGTPGYNVTDHESGKVTGTSENTVENITAEVNGWKTKRERGKDYGMNPRNEWDKQMNFYQEFFKGKTVDEIEAWFSKSTSDINGRPLKEKSKNEKDKEKFNKLSDTEKKELVDVVAGATMSIKDSHGDILGAIKNAYENRVEVALPASK; this is encoded by the coding sequence ATGTTAAAAAAATCAATTTATACCCTTTTAGCTGGAAGTCTATTTCTAGGAATGAGTTTCAACCTTTCTGCTGAAACAAAAGTATATCAAGGTCTTGGGAAATCTGCTAATTTCCGTGTAGGTCCTGGTAAAGACAGTAAAGGAGTAGATGTATACAGTCTTAACTATGTAACTGCTTCTGGATTATTTGATGAAAATGGAAGAATAATTAATATTGTTGTAGATGCTCTTGAAGTAAGTACTCCAAATTATGATGGTGCCTCTATGCCACATTTTTCTGGTTGGCCTGGAACACCTGGATATAATGTTACTGACCATGAATCTGGAAAAGTTACTGGGACATCAGAAAATACAGTTGAAAATATCACTGCTGAGGTAAATGGTTGGAAAACTAAACGTGAGCGTGGAAAAGACTACGGAATGAATCCAAGAAACGAATGGGATAAACAAATGAATTTTTATCAAGAATTTTTTAAAGGTAAAACTGTTGATGAAATAGAAGCTTGGTTTAGTAAATCAACTTCTGATATAAATGGAAGACCTTTAAAAGAAAAAAGTAAGAATGAAAAAGATAAAGAGAAATTCAATAAATTATCTGATACTGAGAAAAAGGAACTTGTTGATGTTGTAGCTGGAGCTACTATGAGTATAAAAGACTCTCATGGAGATATTCTTGGAGCTATCAAAAATGCTTATGAAAATCGTGTGGAAGTTGCTCTTCCAGCCTCAAAATAA
- the yjaB_2 gene encoding Uncharacterized N-acetyltransferase YjaB, protein MIFRAGKMHYEELEEIWERSVRATHNFLTEKDIASIKKEIPLYFNGVEIYCTKNNDEKITGFIGIAEKKIEMLFIDPEYFRESLGKSLVKYVLENKGIDEVDVNEQNEKALKFYQYMGFEVVSRDEFDSMGNPFPILHMKIKKMV, encoded by the coding sequence ATGATTTTTAGAGCAGGCAAAATGCATTATGAAGAATTAGAAGAAATATGGGAAAGATCTGTAAGAGCTACCCATAATTTCCTTACTGAAAAAGATATAGCAAGTATAAAAAAAGAGATACCCCTTTATTTTAATGGAGTAGAAATATATTGTACAAAAAATAATGATGAAAAAATAACTGGTTTTATAGGAATAGCAGAGAAAAAAATAGAAATGCTTTTTATAGATCCAGAGTATTTTAGAGAGTCTTTAGGAAAATCTCTTGTTAAATATGTTTTAGAAAATAAAGGAATAGATGAAGTAGATGTAAATGAGCAGAATGAGAAAGCTTTAAAATTTTATCAATATATGGGTTTTGAAGTAGTATCAAGAGATGAATTTGACAGCATGGGAAATCCTTTTCCAATACTGCATATGAAAATAAAAAAGATGGTGTAA
- the ywnH gene encoding Putative phosphinothricin acetyltransferase YwnH, with amino-acid sequence MKEYILKNGKKLVIRLAEEKDAEGLLVHINHAGRETDFLGFGKEGYDKDIEDEKKYIKSFTPKNFMLVAVIDDEIIASCSIGAREERIRLKHMGNLGICVQKKAWGIGVGKYLMEYALEKAKEGGLTKVNLDVRIDNEKAIHLYEKFGFEKEGTIKKCLFIDGVYYDNYIMGREV; translated from the coding sequence ATGAAAGAATATATACTAAAAAATGGGAAGAAACTTGTAATAAGACTTGCTGAAGAAAAAGATGCAGAAGGACTTTTGGTACATATAAATCATGCTGGGAGAGAAACTGATTTTCTTGGTTTTGGAAAAGAGGGATATGATAAAGATATTGAAGATGAAAAGAAATATATAAAGTCATTTACTCCTAAAAACTTTATGCTTGTAGCTGTAATAGATGATGAAATAATTGCTAGCTGCAGTATAGGAGCGAGAGAAGAAAGAATAAGATTGAAACATATGGGAAATTTAGGAATATGTGTTCAAAAAAAGGCATGGGGAATAGGTGTAGGAAAATATCTAATGGAGTATGCTTTGGAAAAAGCAAAAGAAGGTGGACTCACTAAAGTAAATCTTGATGTAAGAATAGACAATGAAAAGGCTATTCATCTATATGAAAAATTTGGATTTGAGAAAGAGGGAACTATTAAAAAATGCTTGTTTATTGATGGAGTATACTATGATAACTATATAATGGGGAGAGAGGTATAG
- the mdtK_3 gene encoding Multidrug-efflux transporter produces the protein MEKIKIKSLMSLTVPIFLELLLVNVVGNIDTIMLGKYSDKAVGAVGGISQVLNIQNVIFGFISLATSILIAQYIGARNKKKIKEVISVSVLFNIVLGILMGLIYFIFWNHILIKIKLPTELIGMGKTYFKLVGGLCVFQAITLTCGAIMKSHGNPKPMLFVNIGINLLNILGNGMFIFGWFGMPILGTTGVGISTVISRGLGCIVGLIVMMRYCKFRFRKKYLSPFPFNVIKNLLSIGIPTAGENLAWNVGQLMILSMVNALGTSYIASRTYLMLVATFVMTFSISLGQGTAIQVGQLVGAHEPEEAYKKCFKSLKLSIILAFIVTSIVVLFKRNIMGIFTTDPTILEISLKVFPLMIILEVGRVFNIVIINSLHAAGDIKFPMFMGIIFIFIVAVLFSYILGIKLGWGLVGIWIANAADEWCRAIAMLLRWKSRKWESKRFV, from the coding sequence ATGGAAAAAATTAAAATTAAATCACTTATGTCCTTGACTGTTCCAATTTTTCTAGAACTTCTATTAGTTAATGTTGTAGGAAATATTGATACAATTATGCTTGGAAAATATAGTGATAAAGCTGTTGGAGCTGTTGGTGGCATCAGTCAGGTATTAAATATTCAAAATGTTATATTCGGATTTATATCTCTTGCTACAAGTATTCTTATAGCTCAATACATTGGTGCCAGAAATAAGAAAAAAATTAAAGAAGTTATCAGTGTATCTGTTTTGTTTAATATAGTATTGGGAATTCTTATGGGACTTATTTATTTTATATTTTGGAATCATATCCTTATAAAAATAAAACTTCCAACAGAACTTATAGGTATGGGAAAAACTTATTTTAAATTGGTTGGAGGATTATGTGTATTTCAGGCTATTACACTTACCTGTGGAGCAATTATGAAAAGTCATGGTAATCCTAAGCCTATGTTGTTTGTAAATATTGGAATCAATTTATTAAATATTCTTGGAAATGGTATGTTTATATTCGGTTGGTTTGGAATGCCCATTCTTGGGACTACTGGAGTTGGAATATCTACTGTTATTTCAAGAGGTCTTGGATGCATTGTTGGTCTTATAGTCATGATGAGATATTGTAAATTTAGATTTAGAAAAAAATATCTTTCTCCATTTCCATTTAATGTTATAAAAAATCTTCTTTCAATTGGAATACCAACAGCTGGTGAAAATCTCGCTTGGAATGTTGGTCAACTTATGATTTTGTCAATGGTAAATGCTCTTGGTACAAGTTATATAGCTTCTCGTACTTACCTTATGCTTGTTGCGACTTTTGTAATGACATTCTCTATTTCATTAGGACAGGGAACTGCTATACAGGTAGGTCAATTAGTAGGAGCTCACGAACCTGAAGAAGCCTATAAAAAATGTTTTAAGAGTTTAAAATTGTCGATAATCTTAGCTTTTATTGTTACTTCCATAGTTGTTCTTTTTAAAAGAAATATAATGGGAATTTTCACTACTGATCCTACAATATTGGAAATATCTTTAAAAGTATTTCCATTGATGATAATATTAGAAGTAGGAAGAGTATTCAATATTGTTATTATTAACTCTCTCCATGCTGCTGGTGATATAAAGTTTCCTATGTTTATGGGAATAATTTTTATTTTTATTGTTGCTGTACTTTTTTCATATATTTTGGGAATAAAATTAGGTTGGGGACTTGTTGGAATATGGATAGCCAATGCTGCTGATGAATGGTGCAGAGCTATTGCTATGCTACTTAGATGGAAAAGCAGAAAATGGGAAAGCAAACGTTTTGTATAG
- a CDS encoding Cof-like hydrolase, whose product MKLLFSDFDRTLYVNKNITQENLDAINKWQEMGNLFIITTGRYKKSIIEQMKNFSLKPDYYICNNGAVILDKEQNTIFFKYIPNQEIEQIIQYIYKNYENSLEIIEKERTIKIMNDVGIDNHHSVDIILDKEHISSIKDVVQIHKKFDTEERVNDLISNLNIRFRDSLVAYANVLNVDIVAKGINKSTGIDFICKGIKI is encoded by the coding sequence ATGAAACTACTTTTTAGTGATTTTGACAGAACACTTTATGTAAATAAAAATATTACTCAGGAAAATCTTGATGCTATTAATAAATGGCAGGAAATGGGAAATCTTTTTATTATTACTACTGGCAGATACAAAAAATCTATCATTGAACAGATGAAAAACTTTTCATTAAAACCTGATTATTATATCTGTAACAATGGGGCTGTAATACTTGATAAAGAACAGAATACAATTTTTTTCAAATATATTCCAAATCAAGAAATAGAACAAATTATACAATACATATATAAAAATTATGAGAATTCTCTTGAAATAATAGAAAAAGAAAGAACAATAAAAATTATGAATGATGTGGGAATTGATAATCATCACTCTGTTGACATCATTTTAGATAAAGAACATATTTCATCAATAAAAGATGTTGTCCAAATTCACAAAAAATTTGATACAGAAGAAAGAGTAAATGACTTAATAAGTAATCTCAATATTAGATTTCGCGATTCACTTGTAGCCTATGCTAATGTCCTCAATGTAGATATTGTTGCTAAAGGTATTAATAAATCTACTGGAATAGATTTTATTTGCAAAGGAATAAAAATATAG
- a CDS encoding Cof-like hydrolase has product MQRNKNIEDILVIGDSYNDIEMVEKYNGFTVEHGNEDIKKIAREILPDVASLLKKYL; this is encoded by the coding sequence TTGCAAAGGAATAAAAATATAGAAGATATACTTGTTATTGGAGATTCATATAATGATATAGAAATGGTTGAAAAGTATAACGGATTTACTGTTGAACATGGAAATGAGGATATAAAAAAAATAGCCAGAGAAATACTTCCAGATGTTGCTTCTTTATTAAAAAAATATCTTTAA
- a CDS encoding Glyoxalase-like domain has protein sequence MKFKCPMLVVNDIEKSREFYKKVLGLRVISDFGANITFTGGLALQTKESWIEFIGKQSKDIKYKGNDAEMYFEEDDFDNFIKKLKSFSEIEYVHDVIEHFWGQRAVRFYDPDFHIIEVGENMKLVCKRFLEQGMSIEEVAKKTLFSEKFVQSCL, from the coding sequence ATGAAATTTAAGTGTCCTATGTTGGTAGTAAACGATATAGAGAAATCAAGAGAATTTTATAAAAAAGTTTTGGGATTAAGAGTCATTTCAGATTTTGGAGCAAACATAACTTTTACTGGAGGATTAGCACTTCAAACTAAAGAATCATGGATTGAATTTATTGGAAAACAGTCTAAAGATATAAAATATAAAGGTAATGATGCAGAAATGTATTTTGAAGAAGATGATTTTGATAATTTTATAAAAAAACTAAAATCTTTTTCTGAAATAGAATATGTTCATGATGTAATAGAACATTTTTGGGGACAGAGAGCTGTTAGATTTTATGATCCTGATTTTCATATTATTGAAGTTGGAGAAAATATGAAATTAGTCTGTAAAAGATTTTTGGAACAGGGAATGTCAATAGAAGAGGTAGCTAAAAAAACTCTTTTCTCTGAAAAATTCGTTCAATCTTGTCTTTAA